TGAGATAAAATAACACAAAATGAGAACTGTACATTGTGATGAGCATGAATGTAAGTATGTAACATATAATCGATAAAATATATCTCCTGAAGAAAATTTTGTCCAGAGTCAAACATGTGTCACTTACACGGTAATAAAAGTAATCATATAACCGCAGAATGTGGTACTTGTCATAAGGATCATGCTTGTTGACATACTTGAGAAGCTTTATTTCATCAAGGCTTTGATCAAAAAAGTCCTTgttattctttattattttcacACATACATCCATTCCAGTATGCAGGTCATGTGCTTGTATTGCTTTGCTGAATGCAGCTGATCCAAGGTATTCAGTGACGTGATAGCGCCCGGCTATTACAGAGTTTAGAACAACATGGAAGTTCTTGTCCTCCTCAAAGCCAGTTCTGTACGCAAAAGTCATATCTAAGTTAAAGGATTCTCAGGAAATAAAGCTTGCAAACTGAGAGAAGAAACAGCAAAAGAGAAAATCCCACTTGCTTTCACTTGCAACAATcagaaaggaaaaaggaaaaaaaaaaaaaacaaaacaaaactatggagcaaactcaaaaaaatttaaaagaaaatcatatGTGCACTATGTCAAGCTCAAGTGGAAGATGGCCAGCAAAAGAATACAAGCATGTATCTTACCCAATCCTTGGTCTTAATGAGAGAATCAGCAGATTGATTTATGCTTCCGAATATTTAGGAAATACTGCAACTAAAATGCTTAGAATGCAATGCATAAATTATTTGCCCTCTAATAGAAACCACTTTATATTGTCTTGAATACATTATTCTGGAAAGAGAACTACAACAAGGACCTATGAGGAGGCTAAACAAAGAGCCTCAAAGAAGTTGAATAACAGGTTTAAAATTAAGGAGTTAATAACATGGTCTACCTGATGAAGGAGGGAAGAGTGCTTTGACAGTATTGCCAGCTCAATtccagaaagaaaaagaaaaaaaaaacagagaagagaAGTTAATAGTATAGCTACGGAGTTATACATCATTTTAAGGTCGATAGATGTAAACGGAAGCATCTTAAGCCCAACAAGAAAGCTTGACGAATACACAAGCAGGATAAATTGGTTTACAAGTTACAACTCAAACAAATTCACGAGAAAGAAAAACGTGCCTGTTTTTTCTATGAACAATTTTGAGGTTGAACGTTTCAAATTCCTCCTCCTGAGCCTTGATTTGCTTTACTTGCTCTTGAACAGCAGCTGCCTCCTCATCCTCAAATGTTACCCCAGGATCTTCTTCCCTAGCAAGATCAGTTTTCTCATCCTCCTCTTTCTTCGCATGCTCATGTTCAGTGTAACCATAATTTGAAAGGGAGGACGGACTGGAGTTTGCTGATCTAACAGCATTCAGATTATTGTCATCCCTATAACTTTTGACAGTTGAAGAATCACTGCTCTTCTGCCGCAATGAAGCAAGCATGCCATCCTTTCCCATAAAAGCATTCAAGCTGCTGTCAGTTTCATCATTTATAACAGCATTAGAGTTCTTTGACCATAACGATTTACTAGAGACTGTTTGTAGTGCTCCCTCATCCTTGAGGGGAGGTGGAAATGAAAATCCCCCATCCATACGATTTTTCACCTGGGTAGACTcacttttttcattttctatcacATATTTATGGGAATCATGCTTACTAATTCTCTGTTCGTCCTTGTTAGATTTATCAACATACTTCTTGTTTGAGTCAGGATGAGCGTGCCTAGAGCTACCAGTTCCAACGTCGTGATCACGAAAGTACTCTATGTCCCCTTCACTACTGCCTCCTACCAAACTTTCCCGGACTTCACTACCAATTTCAGCAGCATCACTATTGATCCCCACCCCGATGGATCTAACTGAACCATGCTGATCCTCCTCGATGCATATATCATCCAGCCGTGCCCTCCCAGACTCATTCAGAACTTTACTGTCCCCAAGCATGACGAGTTCGTTTGTCTGAGTGACAAATCCCTGCCAAACAGGTTCTGCACGCATCAAACTTAGCTCTTCTTCATCCATCAATTGTCCATCATATTGAGCCATTAAATCATTCTCGTTGCTCCTGCCATACATTTCAGTCACTGACAAGCCAATAGGATCATCTGATGCTGAAACAGGTTCCACGTTTTTCGTTTGAAAATACTGCTCACCAGAAAAATAAGAATCTTCCTCCGCAAACGATTgatcatcatcgtcatctttGGTAGGACCTCTTTCCTGTGGATCGGGAACACTCCCATGACCCGTTCCTTTCTCATTGTCACTAGGGTAATCGATTTCATGAGCCAGAAACCAGGCCTCATCCTCAATAGGTTGTCTCATGTATCCAACATCGTCGTCGTCGTCATACTCATCAGAATCCCAATACTCATTAGGGTAGTCAACCGATTCACTCAATCCATCACCAACAGTTGCAAAACCAGAAACCAGGTCAGATGTATCTTCCGTGATTCCCTGACTTACAGATAACCAGCTGCCTCCGACAGCTCTTTTCATTCCTGCACCAAGAACTCAAAAGTAAAGCTTATCACCAAAAACTTATAAAAAGCAGATCATCCAGTGACAAACAAGCAAGCTATTTATATGTTatgggaaataaaaaaaaaatccaggacCCCAGAAAGAAAACAAGGAGATTCCTCCCAAGACAAGGAACTGGGTGACTTCAACATGCTTAGAACAAAAATAATCAGCAACCTTTGTAAGACAATGGTAGCCATTAGAGTAAAGATTAGTTTCAATATTAAAAACACACCACTTCCGACAGTTTCTTATTCTCAGTACCAAAGAATGATAAGAAGATGCATGTCCACCACATTGGCAAATTCCATAAGGTGACTTCTCCAAGCGAAATTGTTTAAGGCAGTCAAGGAAATTATGTTTCTCACAAAGGATTTCAAGACTGGACTTGAAAAATAAGTATCAAAAACAGGAATTTCAAAATGTACTAACTATAAAGACAAGTTTTCCAGTATAAAAGTAGGAGAAACAGTGCTAGAGTGAAGAAAAGTGTAATAAGGGCCTTATTGCTGGACTGTATGGCATCTTTTACTGATGTATGCTTATACCGATCAACCAGGTTGACAATGGCCAAGCACCAAGGATACctgataatttttattatctGAAAGGTGAGCCAATGCAACAATAACTGTACCAAAAGCAGTAATTTTCATCCAATTCCAGAAAGTTGATGCGAGCATAAAATTAGTGGATGCAAAGAGACCCTCAAATGATCAACAACAGAACACAATCAGTGTTTAAAGCCTAACCTTATGTTACAGTATCAGCAAACATAAACTTACCTAAGGAGCTGATTTCTTGTCCAATAGGAACATTTAGATATGATCCAATAAGAAAGGTACTATCGGCACTGCTAATTAGTTTTGCACCAGGTTCATCACGCTCAAACTTTTCCTCCCAATTAACACTCAATGGTTTATCCTCTGACTTGAGCTTAACTGCTGGGAGCCTTGGAAATTCTTCCTTTGCGTTATCAGAGCCAAGAGGAAAACCTAAACTGCTAACATGATTTTGGTCAGAACTGCCTAGAGACTTCTGAAAATATAAAGCTCTACCTACCTCATCCACCTGCTCTTTAATTACAGCCCTAGCATCAATGTTAtctactttcttttttccttcttttttctcatAACTCGTGGTACCATAACTTGTGGACAAATCCCCCTTGGAAAATGGGAAAACGGTCTTGACAGAACAATCCTTCCATAGATCTGAATTTGAATTGATGTTATCATCACCTCTGGACCATGGGTTGTCCACAACATTCTCTTTCGAATATGCACTGCTGGTCATAAGTGGCTGATCAACTTCGACTGGTTCGCTTCTTTTTTCAAACTTAGATTCCTTGTTGGCCTTACTGGTGCTTCCGATATATGAAGTTCTCTTCTCTCCAGAAAAGACAATCTCTTCTCCACACATCAAATCAACTTTACCAGGATCAATACCTTCAGTTGTACGCATTCTTGGCTGCTCAGAAATCTGAAGCTCCGAAAGGTTCTTCGAATTACTCACGCCATCATTTTGATAGGGAACAGAAGGACCATTGCTAGGATTGAAGTTCCACGAATACAAATCAAGTACATTGTTGTCTGAATTCTTAGAAAAAGCGAAGCTCTCGACACTTTTTCCAATTGCCTCATCAGGCTTACTCCGATCCCCAATAGAAGCAGCATTTCTCCATTTGCTTTCAGACCCATTTCTACCAGTCCCACACTCTATTTCTTTCACAATCAGCTCCTTAGAAACTTCATCACTGTTTTGAGAAGCTGACCCTTGATTTCCACTGTTTAATTTGCCCCCATTCTCTTCTTCCAACACCTTATCAGGGTCCTTGTGTTCAATGTTTAGTTTTTGCATGAATCCATTTAAATCAGATCGATTACTAAGCTCACTCCGCAAAGCTGCCTCTGCTCTTGTGAAGCGATTTCTTCGCAGGAAGTCCAAAATCACATCAAATGAGTTTGTGTCTGCCATCATCAACAGCAAAAGCGTACAGAGAGATACTATAAAGAAAAAACCACCAATCCTGAAAAGAATCcaagtaaaaagaaaaagaaaaatagattaTTCTAAGGGAACATGAAGATTTGTGAAGCATAGTTTAATAATTTTTGACTTTCTAATAAAGGCAACTAAGCCAGAAGTCATGTAATAGGCTAAGCAATTTGTGATTTTTGTATCTTTTCCTATAAATGACTGGGAGCTATAAACAtaacaattttaatttctttcccTCGCCTACATAGTCAGCTACTGGAAAGTTAAAATAGCACATCAGAACATCTCCACAACACATTAGATgagaaattaaatttatatatcaATAAAGAACATAAGATCAAACAAAGTAGAAGTTGTTCTCATAAGATATCACTCTCAACCAAAGTTCAAATGCccaagaaataaaaaaggaaaaagaaaccaTAAACCCAATCCCTTAAGCGCATTTACTTCCTAAACACGAGAAACCCGAAAGTGCCAACTTTCCACATTGCCGAATTCAATCTAAAAACACCATTAAGgcaaccccccccccccggtGGCATTTTTAGCAGTTCATAGTATACTCCCCCACGATTTCTCCCCCGTCAAAAAGAAAACCTATACTAAtccttaaaaacaaaatcaaaatgccGCAGATGCCAAGATCCACTACTCCAATCCAAAACCCTAGAACTTTCAGCAAAAACAATCCCCAACCAAGATTCAACAGTACAAACACAATCCGCAGATTCGTAAAACAAAGCAATACAAAATCTCGCTCACACGATACGCTAACACATATGCCAGTGTACCTAAACATGGACGAATACTTACGGATCGAAGGCAGAAAATCCTGCAAGAAAATAAGGGAAGGAGTTCTAGGTATTGAGCAGCGTCCCATCTCAAACAACCATTAACGTTAACACGCAGCTCTGCAATACAACAAAACAGGAAATTAGCATCTCTCTCCGccctttttctctccttttgtttttcaatttcggCCTGCACTCGCCATCAGGCCTGGCATTACACACACAGGAgctaaaggtttttttttttttttctttttcctagtaataacatttaaataaataaaaactggGAGATCTAATATCCTGCATGCGGTCTCCTTCTATACCTTTGAATTCTGACCGTTATGTGTGTTTAAACCAGATTTACTCTCATCGTACGGTGGACAGTGAaagattgtattttattttgggaaaatattttaaatatgggGATGTTAGGTTTTTTTCTAGTATATTCCACATTAGTTTTTATTAGATTGTGGTATTTGAAAGATATGGAATGATATTTAATAGGAGAGAGAATTTGAGTTATCTATGGCAATTAAGAGACCGGACAAAATTGAGAATCACGAATGACCCACATGGCTCTCAtgtgtgtgtggtatctcatagagattTCGAGTTCGAAACTCCTCATCTCATCTCTATACTCAAAAGAGAGATCAAACACTTTTTAATTCTTGATTGTTCTCTCAATGGACTGGACTAATCATTAATCCATGGCCATGCCATTATTATTCCAAATACATAATATTTATATCATGAACTTTCaaccaaataaagaaaaaataaaatggttCATCATCATGGCCTAATGTCTGTATAGTTAACTCCATAACCCATGATTGGTATTTCTTATAAGTCTGTTCGTACATAttctttatattgatttttatgtGACATCAACGAGTTTACTTCAAGAACAGTGAGAAATTTGACCATATAAgtatattgaaataattttcaacttcaAATTCTCGAATTGAAACGTTTAAATATTGGATGATTAAGTTGCATTGATGTTAAAAGACAgcatctttatttgtttttggttgTATTGGGTTGTATTGGGCATGGCTCATGTATACGCTTGTGCTAGTGTCTTGTTTGTTTTGAGACTTGGCCCTACTCCTCTCCATTCGTTAGTTTGGCAAAACATCAATACTCTTCaattaattgctcaactctaaatgcttgttttgtttgtcaaggatgctttgaagtttgaagtaACCACCATTGCATGGCCTTATATTTGAGGGGCATGGGCCGCATGGCTAATATATGGGTTGGTCCTAGTGGTTAAATTAGGCCCAAAAGCTCTAGAGTTGATGGTATGAACTTATAAAGTATTCTGTTTATATTCAACAATTATAAGCTAGTTCATATAAGATGAtacgaaaaagaaagagaagaagaagatcaccAATCCCAAGTTGTAAGTAGAGTTTTTCTCAACATTTGTAATATAGAGAAAGATAATAATTGTAGGTGTTCAAATCTACAATCAAAAAAATGTTCGAGAGGGACTACTAGTAATCTGTGAAACGAACATACCTAGATAATCGAGGACCTTGGACACTGGTGAGGTGTCCACCAAATGGTCTTCGACGATCGAGTCAATGATGATTGTGATGACAAAAAGAATATAATATGTGTTTATCGTATATTCTGATTTTGGTTTATGTATGTTCAATATAGAAAGGTATGTCACTCGTTAGGGTTGCTTGCAAATTCAAGAGTTCAGTTGGTTCAAGAAAGGGAAGGAGAGGAAGAACAAGATCCTTTCAATAGTGAAGGATATTGACTTAAGTATTTGAAAAGACACGTGTCTCCCAACTATTCGAGACGTTAATATATGTTATTGTACGTTAGAGAGAAAGGCTACTTGCAATAAAAGTGTGCCAGTACCAGGTCTGACCACCTAGTATGGCGAAACGGACAAGCCAATGGTCGGTTTCCTGTGTCAGAAGCAAAGTTTGATATCAGTAAGATTGATCTGAAAGAGCTATCAGTAAGATTTGATATCGGAATGATGAAAGATCGAGAGTTGAAGTCGAGGTTATGGAGAGGTCGACGTTGAAGAGTGGGCCAATGCGAGGTGATGAGAGGTCGATATTGAGGTGGGCCAAATGTCGGAATCAAGATGCGTGAGAAGGATGCAGTTTTGAATATTATATCTGTCGAAAAATCGTGAGCCTTCACAGATAGGGCAAACGATTTTTGGCTACTACAATAATCAAAACCCAACGATAACTCGCATCGCTCAGGATAATACATTAAACAGCTggattcaaaacaaaatttcccTAAACACCAGGTAAGCATTAATTACGATTTAATTCATAACATTGGCCCTTGAAAGATAAATTTTTTAGGCAATCTTGATAAGCTGGAATTAATAGGATTAGTTGAATTTGTGTATTCCAATTTAAAAAGATTTTATCTCCAAACAGTTGGACAACTcctaaataatttatttattttttaaatatttttcttattattgtGGCTCCTTCAAATTATTTCCAATGACCATCAAACAATTATAGGAGCATCAAATGgagccaaataaataaatatttgaattttGCTATActgtcaaagaaaaaaaaatcaattatttgattttaacCATTtcgaaaattaaaatattaattaagaaaaaaaataaaaataaggataaggCAGAAAAAATAGATATTCGCATTTCGCAAGACGTTGACCGCTAAACCACCCAGACCTCACCTCTTCTTAGAATGCTACCCAATCACACGCGGCCACGTCGACAGAAATTGACTCGAAAGCAGCGACGGGTTCAATACGCACCGTATTAACGGGTTCAAGAATCCCGTTAGGCTGCATCTCTCTTTCGCTTCACTCTCTGCGTGAATGGTGAAATCACTTCTGGACTAATTTAAAACAGAGGGAGGGAAGGAGAGAGACCAAATCATCGTCTCTCCGTgcgtgaaagagagagagagagagagaggaatggcGGAGAAAATGGTGGCGATGCTATTCGTCGCCGTTTTGATGCTGATGGCGGTGGATCAGGTGAGGTCGGACGCATCGAACCATCGGTACAAGGAGGGGGACCAAGTGCCTCTCTATGCCAACAAGGTCGGCCCGTTTCACAATCCAAGGTATCACAACCAATTCTCCGCCGCCGTATGATCTCGAGGCCCGAGGGTTTTTTTGTATGTTGATTTAGTTGAATCTAATTTGGATGCCCGTGTTTTGGAGCTGGATCTGATACGGTTTTCATTTTTATCTGGATTAAGTCTAATTTCCTTATAGTCTTTAACGTGGTTTAGTTCTCGAGTAAAAGAGTGCGATGAATACTGaaagttcaattttattgtggCTTCGCCAGAATTTCATTTGTTATTACATGTACAGTTTCTAGGTATTCAACCACAGTCTCTTCTCCATTGTTACTGTGATATTTGCAGACTAATGTCTGTTTTTGGCTTTTGTGCAAGTTATGGAGTCTGCCTCTTTCTTCAATGAGGAGTTGGATCTAGTTTAAATCGATCCAACAATTTAAATTTGCAGTTGAACTTTTGAATAGGAAATTAGTGTAACCAGATTTTGTGCCAATAATCAGATCACTTACAGTAGCATGTAGATGCGCAATATGGATGGAGAGAAACGGAGGAGCAAGAACTGAGATATGAATAGAAAGTTTCAGCCTTTTTATAGTATGCATTTTTTCACGATTTTTTGAATGCATCtcttttaattagtttttctttGAAATCTCGTTTTGATAAAGAGAATTTGATTCCTGCCAACTCCCCTTCCCATTGGTATTTGATCTGTATTTCAGTTGGACTCATAATAATctaccttcttcttctcttccagcGAAACCTACCGATACTATGATCTTCCTTTCTGCTTGCCAGGTTtgcatttgtttgtttttttttttttgtgtgtgtgtgtgtgtaacttTGGCTTTTGCTAGTAACTTTGTTTAATTGGTCGGGTTTCTGTGCAGATGACTTGAAAGAGAAGTCGGAAGCTCTTGGTGAAGTGTTGAATGGAGATCGATTAGTCAGTGCCCCCTACAAACTTGACTTCCTACGTGATAAAGACTCTGAGCGTGTTTGCAAGAAGACATTCACAAAGGAACAAGTGTTGCAGTTCCGATCTGCCGTGAAAAAAGACTATTACTTTCAGATGTTTTATGATGACTTACCCATTTGGGGATTCCTAGGGATGGTTGACAAGGAAGGCAAGGATCCCAGTGACTACAAGTATTACCTTTTCAAGCATATCCATTTTGATATCTTTTACAATAAGGACCGCGTGATCGAAATCTATGTGCGAACAGACACCAATGCCGTTATTGACCTTACAGAGGATAAAGAAGTTGATGTAGAGTTCTATTATGCCGTCAAATGGAAGGAAACAAACATCCCTTTTGAGAAGAGAATGGACAAATACTCGCAGTCATCTTCATTGCCTCATCATTTGGAGATCCATTGGTTCTCAATTATAAATTCATGCGTGACAGTTCTCCTTCTAACAGGGTTCCTTGCTACAATCCTCATGCGAGTACTTAAGAATGACTTTGTCAAGTAAGAGCATatgatttggttttcttttgtgCCTGTTTCGCTTCTCTTTGCCCTAATGCCCTTCCATTTTTAACTTATGTTTTCCTGTAAATAGATATGCCGATGATGAGGAATCAGCTGAAGACCAGGAAGAGAGTGGTTGGAAATATATCCATGGAGATGTATTTAGGTACCCTAAATACAAGTCTCTATTTGCCGCTGCTCTTGGTTCTGGTACCCAATTATTTACTCTGTAAGTTACTTAATCATCTATCTACGTTCAAGCAAGTGGAGTTCCCTTTAGGAGGTTTTAATGTATTTGTTGTTCATATTGCTTTATGGTTTTTCATGTGTGTTTGTTGCTTTGCAGTACGATATTCATCTTCATCCTGGCATTGGTTGGCGTGTTTTATCCATACAACCGAGGAGCTCTATTCACTGCATTGGTTGTCATATATGCACTCACATCTGGAATTGCAGGTTACACTGCAATTTCCTTTTATTGTCAACTGGAAGGAACCAACTGGGTATGGCCTTCTTAATTTTCACCTGATTTGGGTGTTTTACTGACTTGCGCTTGAAGTACTTTTATTGATATCAGATTTTTCGATGTTGTGCCATGACAGGTGATGAATCTGTTACTGACAGGATGTCTCTTCTGTGGGCCTCTGTTTCTCACATTCTGCTTCCTGAATACAGTTGCAATTGCTTACACTGCCACTGCTGCTCTTCCATTTGGCACAATTGTGGTTATTGTACTTATTTGGGCACTTGTGACCTCACCTTTGTTGGTGTTGGGTGGGATTGCTGGAAAGAATAGCGAGGCTGAGTTTCAAGCTCCTTGCCGCACTTCTAAATATCCCAGGGAAATTCCTCCCTTGCCATGGTATCGTGGAACAattcctcagatggctatggcaggGTTTCTTCCCTTTAgtgctatatatatagaacTCTACTACATATTCGCTAGTGTTTGGGGGCACAGGATTTATACTATCTACAGTAtcttgtttattgttttcattATCCTCGTGATAGTAACTGCTTTCATTACTGTGGCATTGACTTACTTCCAACTTGCTGCTGAGGACCATGAGTGGTGGTGGAGGTATGTGGCCCTTGTTCGTTTGTTTTCTTGATTCAATATTATTACCTGTAGAGAAACAAACACATTTATTAATATCTGCTCTTAACATATCCTTCTATCTGTGTGTTTGAGATGGTGTAGTTACATCATGCCCTCAATTTTACTTCTTTCCTACTCCATCTCTCTTTGGGGTCACGGAGAGTAGTGCTTATTTTAGTGGGTTTTCATCTTATTGTGTGATTTCTTGGATTCTTTTGATCTAAAGTGGGTCTTcatagtttatttttttttgggttttgtccTCCCTTTTCTATTCTGTCCATCCATTGATTTATCTTATGTTTCATATTTGAGCCGTCTATTGATGAGATTGATTTACAGACTTAGATGCATTTAAGAAGGGTCAACTAGTGTAGACCAGACATGCATAATGCTTGGCTGTTGTCTTGTACTCTTTGTTAAAAATGGATTGCATAAACAGAGTATGATTGTAAACTTGGGAGAGCAAGTAGCATGGTTTGATGAGCTTTGAGttcattctttttctctgtCTCTTGAAAGATTCTTTCATGTATCTAATGAAAACTGACGTATGGATCCCTGAGCTCATCTCTTTGCTTCATTTTGTTTGCAGATCTTTCCTCTGTGGCGGATCAACCGGCTTATTTATCTACGCCTATTGCTTATATTATTACTATGCGCGCTCAGAGATGTCTGGCTTCATGCAGACCTCATTTTTCTTTGGTTACATGGCTTGTATCTGCTATGGCTTCTTCCTCATGCTTGGAACTGTAGGTTTCCGTGCAGCTTTACTTTTTGTTCGTCACATATATGGGTCTATCAAGTGTGAGTAGGCAGTTTGTCTTTCGTTAAAGAAGTTATCAggtatttttccttttgtttttagtCCCAGACTCCCAGAGATGCCGTGTAGAGAAGTCTTGTACAGTAAAGTGGAATGAATGTTCATTTGATATCTTTTTTTCCCATTATTTTATCAGGACAGCAAAATAATCTCATGAAAGTGATATTTTATAGGTGTAAGTTTCGAAATGACCTCTGAATTTTAGTGAAATGATCAATTTATCCCTTGAACTTTATTTATGATCAATTTAGTCCCTCAACTTTCAAGGTTATAGTTTGTTGGCCCTTTCGTCTATTTTAACTAATGTGATATATTTTTCCATTAGTTATATGAAATGTGATAAATTGTAGTTATTTTTTTGGGTCGATTTGCCCCCTATAGTTCCGACACTAGTTATTCATGTCCATGTAAATTGCTATAACATATCAAAGTATCTCATGTATTATACGTCATTTGCAAATAAATTAATTTCGGTGCCATCTCATGTGAGAAAAAAACTGTCCCATCAGTTAATGGATTACAATCTTAGAAATTGAGGggttaaaataattttaaataaagttTAGGAAATAAATTGATCATATCACTAAAGTTGATGCGTCATTTCAAAACTTCTccctattttattaaattaaagaGAACAAATAATCTCATGGAAGTCAAAAGTCAAgaaatatggacaaaattgacaTTCAAacttctcaaatttcacaaaatctgAACGGAAGGAGACGGAGGGAGAGAGATGGCGCCAGTAACGCTACTGTGAAGCAAAAAACGAGGGCTCAAAATGAAATTGCAGTTCTGTCTGTCAGTGCCCGACCTTAGCGTTGGAGGGAGGAAGTGAAGCGATGGCGGCTCTGCTGCAACAACTCTTCACTGACCAACACCTATGCGCCGTTGCTACGAATCTAACCTTCCCAGTGTGCATCTCTGTTCTTCTACTTTGCTGCTTGATCTTGGTAGCCAAACCGAAAAGCACCGAATGTTTTTGTACGTTTACTGCTCGTTTGGTCATAGGGATACGAATGGTTTGAGAGCTGCAACTACTGCTCACGCTGCGATTTCGAGAACTACGAAGCTGCATTTGACACCAAGCTTCGATCAGTGCTCAAATTGGCTACAGACTCGGAGTTGTACGAGCTTGAACGAATCCTTTACGGTCGCAGGTTATTTCTTTGCTATACTGTATTTCAGAGGAATTAAGGCTCTACATATTGATGAGAGCGACTTTTCAACGGAAGAACATAGCGAAATTTTCTTTacatctgattttttttttttaatatatatttacctATTTTATTCCTCTACTGAAGTCCATATCAAGTTGATGAGCGAGAAAGTTTAGGTTTAGCGGAAGACCTTGATGAGCGAGAAACTTATATAGCAGCTCTTGAATCACGATTCTTCTTCCTTGCAGCTGTTGCACGGTCTACATTGAGGTGACTGTGATGTTTGGATTTGGTAGCCAgttccacatttttgttttatacAAACAAGTCCACAATGTCTGTTTAAGAAATTATTATATGAAGTAGATGGTTTTCCATAATTGTTTGA
This DNA window, taken from Tripterygium wilfordii isolate XIE 37 chromosome 20, ASM1340144v1, whole genome shotgun sequence, encodes the following:
- the LOC119986745 gene encoding uncharacterized protein LOC119986745 isoform X2, translating into MMADTNSFDVILDFLRRNRFTRAEAALRSELSNRSDLNGFMQKLNIEHKDPDKVLEEENGGKLNSGNQGSASQNSDEVSKELIVKEIECGTGRNGSESKWRNAASIGDRSKPDEAIGKSVESFAFSKNSDNNVLDLYSWNFNPSNGPSVPYQNDGVSNSKNLSELQISEQPRMRTTEGIDPGKVDLMCGEEIVFSGEKRTSYIGSTSKANKESKFEKRSEPVEVDQPLMTSSAYSKENVVDNPWSRGDDNINSNSDLWKDCSVKTVFPFSKGDLSTSYGTTSYEKKEGKKKVDNIDARAVIKEQVDEVGRALYFQKSLGSSDQNHVSSLGFPLGSDNAKEEFPRLPAVKLKSEDKPLSVNWEEKFERDEPGAKLISSADSTFLIGSYLNVPIGQEISSLGMKRAVGGSWLSVSQGITEDTSDLVSGFATVGDGLSESVDYPNEYWDSDEYDDDDDVGYMRQPIEDEAWFLAHEIDYPSDNEKGTGHGSVPDPQERGPTKDDDDDQSFAEEDSYFSGEQYFQTKNVEPVSASDDPIGLSVTEMYGRSNENDLMAQYDGQLMDEEELSLMRAEPVWQGFVTQTNELVMLGDSKVLNESGRARLDDICIEEDQHGSVRSIGVGINSDAAEIGSEVRESLVGGSSEGDIEYFRDHDVGTGSSRHAHPDSNKKYVDKSNKDEQRISKHDSHKYVIENEKSESTQVKNRMDGGFSFPPPLKDEGALQTVSSKSLWSKNSNAVINDETDSSLNAFMGKDGMLASLRQKSSDSSTVKSYRDDNNLNAVRSANSSPSSLSNYGYTEHEHAKKEEDEKTDLAREEDPGVTFEDEEAAAVQEQVKQIKAQEEEFETFNLKIVHRKNRTGFEEDKNFHVVLNSVIAGRYHVTEYLGSAAFSKAIQAHDLHTGMDVCVKIIKNNKDFFDQSLDEIKLLKYVNKHDPYDKYHILRLYDYFYYREHLLIVCELLKANLYEFHKFNRESGGEVYFTMPRLQSITIQCLEALEFLHGLGLIHCDLKPENILVKSYSRCEVKVIDLGSSCFETDHLCSYVQSRSYRAPEVILGLPYEKKIDIWSLGCILSELCTGNVLFQNDSPATLLARVIGIMGPIDQSMLARGRDTYKYFTKNHMLYERNQRLQIEWYYQNCCL
- the LOC119986745 gene encoding uncharacterized protein LOC119986745 isoform X1, with product MMADTNSFDVILDFLRRNRFTRAEAALRSELSNRSDLNGFMQKLNIEHKDPDKVLEEENGGKLNSGNQGSASQNSDEVSKELIVKEIECGTGRNGSESKWRNAASIGDRSKPDEAIGKSVESFAFSKNSDNNVLDLYSWNFNPSNGPSVPYQNDGVSNSKNLSELQISEQPRMRTTEGIDPGKVDLMCGEEIVFSGEKRTSYIGSTSKANKESKFEKRSEPVEVDQPLMTSSAYSKENVVDNPWSRGDDNINSNSDLWKDCSVKTVFPFSKGDLSTSYGTTSYEKKEGKKKVDNIDARAVIKEQVDEVGRALYFQKSLGSSDQNHVSSLGFPLGSDNAKEEFPRLPAVKLKSEDKPLSVNWEEKFERDEPGAKLISSADSTFLIGSYLNVPIGQEISSLGMKRAVGGSWLSVSQGITEDTSDLVSGFATVGDGLSESVDYPNEYWDSDEYDDDDDVGYMRQPIEDEAWFLAHEIDYPSDNEKGTGHGSVPDPQERGPTKDDDDDQSFAEEDSYFSGEQYFQTKNVEPVSASDDPIGLSVTEMYGRSNENDLMAQYDGQLMDEEELSLMRAEPVWQGFVTQTNELVMLGDSKVLNESGRARLDDICIEEDQHGSVRSIGVGINSDAAEIGSEVRESLVGGSSEGDIEYFRDHDVGTGSSRHAHPDSNKKYVDKSNKDEQRISKHDSHKYVIENEKSESTQVKNRMDGGFSFPPPLKDEGALQTVSSKSLWSKNSNAVINDETDSSLNAFMGKDGMLASLRQKSSDSSTVKSYRDDNNLNAVRSANSSPSSLSNYGYTEHEHAKKEEDEKTDLAREEDPGVTFEDEEAAAVQEQVKQIKAQEEEFETFNLKIVHRKNRTGFEEDKNFHVVLNSVIAGRYHVTEYLGSAAFSKAIQAHDLHTGMDVCVKIIKNNKDFFDQSLDEIKLLKYVNKHDPYDKYHILRLYDYFYYREHLLIVCELLKANLYEFHKFNRESGGEVYFTMPRLQSITIQCLEALEFLHGLGLIHCDLKPENILVKSYSRCEVKVIDLGSSCFETDHLCSYVQSRSYRAPEVILGLPYEKKIDIWSLGCILSELCTGNVLFQNDSPATLLARVIGIMGPIDQSMLARGRDTYKYFTKNHMLYERNQETNRLEYLIPKKTSLRHRLPMGDQGFIDFVDHLLEINPKKRPSASEALKHPWLSHPYEPISS